One window from the genome of Thermoleophilaceae bacterium encodes:
- a CDS encoding ImmA/IrrE family metallo-endopeptidase, whose protein sequence is MATYWTNESVLAFAGDRDPVDAVEEAAREVVFEAVENGWEGPPFDPFELARLLGLEVVPKDEFRDARTVPVGGGEVAIEYNPTRPRHRLRFSIAHEIAHTLFPDVAKIARYRANPAGGPPDGWQLELLCNVAAAEFLMPTDTLPMLREGPLEIEELMDLRAGFGVSTEVLLRRATKLASYPVAMFAASRTEPSAARSPFRIDYTVPSRAWAPSLERGRHRPADSVLSECTAVGFTAKRQEDWSDELRGLAVQAVGTPPFPGQRFPRVLGLLHPRGVRRVADVELVLVHGDATAPRGAGPLMIVHLVNDRTPNWGGAFARALRERHPAAQEDFRAWVNEDRTRLRLGAAFVSEVDDDLYVATIVGQHGYGRSARPRIRYAAVRQALGTVARFASDSAVSVHMPRIGAGQAGGRWPLIREIVEETLTRRGLPVTVYVPPGQPIREESQPREELTLDV, encoded by the coding sequence ATGGCGACCTACTGGACAAACGAATCGGTTCTGGCCTTTGCGGGCGACCGCGACCCGGTCGACGCGGTCGAGGAGGCCGCCCGAGAGGTCGTCTTCGAAGCGGTGGAGAACGGCTGGGAGGGACCCCCCTTCGACCCGTTCGAGCTCGCCCGCCTCCTCGGCCTTGAGGTTGTCCCGAAGGACGAGTTCCGCGATGCCAGAACGGTTCCTGTCGGAGGCGGCGAGGTGGCGATTGAGTACAACCCGACCCGACCGCGGCACCGGCTGCGCTTCTCGATCGCGCACGAGATCGCGCACACGCTCTTTCCGGACGTCGCGAAGATCGCGCGCTATCGCGCCAACCCGGCTGGCGGTCCGCCCGATGGGTGGCAGCTCGAGCTCCTTTGCAACGTCGCCGCGGCCGAGTTCCTGATGCCGACAGACACGCTTCCGATGTTGCGCGAGGGCCCTCTCGAGATCGAGGAGCTGATGGACCTCCGGGCTGGCTTCGGCGTCTCTACTGAGGTACTGCTGCGCCGTGCGACGAAGCTCGCGAGCTATCCCGTCGCGATGTTCGCCGCCTCGCGCACTGAGCCGAGCGCAGCCCGCTCCCCGTTCCGGATCGACTACACCGTGCCCTCGCGTGCGTGGGCGCCATCGCTCGAGCGTGGGCGCCACCGCCCGGCTGACTCGGTGCTCTCCGAGTGCACCGCCGTCGGCTTCACGGCCAAGCGCCAGGAGGACTGGTCTGACGAACTCCGCGGCCTTGCCGTCCAAGCGGTGGGGACACCGCCGTTCCCCGGACAGCGCTTCCCGCGGGTACTCGGTCTGCTGCATCCGCGTGGGGTGCGGCGGGTCGCGGATGTTGAGCTCGTCCTGGTGCACGGCGATGCCACGGCACCGCGGGGCGCCGGCCCCTTAATGATCGTGCATCTCGTGAACGACAGGACCCCAAACTGGGGGGGCGCCTTCGCGCGCGCCCTCCGCGAGCGTCATCCTGCGGCGCAGGAGGATTTTCGAGCCTGGGTGAACGAGGACCGGACCCGGCTGCGGCTCGGCGCCGCCTTCGTGAGTGAGGTCGATGACGACCTGTACGTCGCGACGATTGTCGGCCAGCACGGTTACGGACGCTCGGCGCGTCCCCGGATCCGCTACGCCGCGGTGCGGCAGGCTCTCGGGACCGTGGCGCGCTTCGCGAGCGACAGCGCCGTGAGCGTGCACATGCCGCGCATCGGCGCCGGACAGGCGGGCGGGCGCTGGCCACTTATCCGCGAGATCGTCGAGGAAACACTCACCCGCCGCGGCCTCCCTGTGACGGTCTACGTCCCGCCCGGCCAGCCGATCCGTGAGGAGTCTCAGCCTCGCGAAGAACTGACGCTCGACGTCTGA